A window of Castanea sativa cultivar Marrone di Chiusa Pesio chromosome 1, ASM4071231v1 contains these coding sequences:
- the LOC142639418 gene encoding putative methyltransferase At2g41040, chloroplastic, which translates to MAIVSTSSLRPLHQYSSFPKCPNFSHYSQFRPRIHFSSLRLSSSAIRATAAVAVEPDLGTQQNQKSEVDLFACPVCYEPLIRKGPPGFNLPAIYRSGFKCKRCNKSYSSKDIYLDLTVTAGLREYSEVKPTGTELFRSPLVSFLYERGWRQNFNRSGFPGPDEEFKMAQEYFKSAEGGLLVDVSCGSGLFSRKFAKSGTYSRVIALDFSENMLRQCYDFIKSDDTLLTTNLALVRADVSRLPFSSGSVDAVHAGAALHCWPSPSNAIAEITRILRSGGVFVGTTFLRYNSSTPWIVRSLIERSRPTYNYLTEEEIKDVCTSCGLTNYSTKVQQSFIMFSAQKP; encoded by the exons ATGGCCATAGTCTCCACCTCATCCCTTCGCCCTCTTCACCAATACTCTTCATTCCCGAAATGCCCCAACTTTTCTCATTATTCCCAATTTCGTCCCCGCATCCACTTTTCCTCTCTCCGCCTCTCCTCCTCCGCCATTCGTGCCACCGCGGCGGTTGCCGTCGAACCG GATTTAGGCACACAGCAGAATCAGAAATCAGAAGTAGATTTGTTTGCTTGCCCTGTGTGTTATGAACCACTGATAAGAAAAGGCCCTCCAGGTTTCAACTT GCCAGCAATCTACAGGTCTGGCTTCAAGTGTAAACGATGCAATAAATCATACTCCAGCAAAGACATCTATCTGGATCTCACGGTTACTGCTGGTTTGAGGGAGTACTCTGAAGTCAAACCAACTGGGACTGAGCTATTCCG GAGTCCACTTGTTTCATTCTTGTATGAAAGAGGCTGGCGTCAAAATTTTAACCGAAGTGGCTTCCCTGGGCCTGATGAagag TTCAAAATGGCTCAAGAGTACTTTAAGTCTGCTGAAGGAGGTCTTCTGGTAGATGTTAGCTGTGGGAGTGGTTTGTTTTCCAGAAAGTTTGCCAAATCTGGGACCTATTCTAGAGTTATTGCACTTGATTTTTCTGAAAATATGCTTCGCCAATGTTATGATTTCATTAAGAGTGATGATACTCTTTTAACTAC TAATCTTGCTCTTGTAAGGGCAGATGTTTCTAGACTTCCCTTCTCATCAGGTTCAGTTGATGCTGTTCATGCTGGTGCAGCCTTGCATTGCTGGCCATCTCCTTCAAATGCT ATTGCCGAAATCACTCGCATATTGCGAAGTGGTGGTGTCTTTGTAGGAACCACTTTTCTGCGATACAATTCATCTACTCCTTGGATAGTACGCTCTTTGATAGAG AGGTCTCGGCCGACCTATAACTACTTGACAGAGGAAGAGATCAAGGACGTGTGCACATCATGCGGTCTTACAAACTACTCAACCAAAGTTCAGCAATCTTTCATCATGTTTTCTGCTCAGAAGCCATGA